The DNA window NNNNNNNNNNNNNNNNNNNNNNNNNNNNNNNNNNNNNNNNNNNNNNNNNNNNNNNNNNNNNNNNNNNNNNNNNNNNNNNNNNNNNNNNNNNNNNNNNNNNNNNNNNNNNNNNNNNNNNNNNNNNNNNNNNNNNNNNNNNNNNNNNNNNNNNNNNNNNNNNNNNNNNNNNNNNNNNNNNNNNNNNNNNNNNNNNNNNNNNNNNNNNNNNNNNNNNNNNNNNNNNTAAATAtggatataaattattattagccaaataacaaaaaataataataattattaatcatataacattattcaaagaaaaaacagaagaaaCCAAATTTTTAGTGAATCAATATtagctaattttttattctaaaaattttattttttaaatttaaaatttaaaatttaaaataaataaaataattaaaaaaattttgatattagttgaaataaattaattttcttaaagtatatactatttaaacatttttaataactctcccttgttactattattctcttttataatcTCTCAAATGAATTTCCTAAAATATCTCCGAACACATTTAACTATGATACAATAACATATGCTTATAAAGTATACATTTCTTtatatcataattaataaaatctagggataagtacttttttcgttTCCAAGGTCtggggtcaaaatcaaaatcgtctccaatctttttttgttattaaaatcatcttcaacgtcacaaaacgttataaaatcgttctttttactttaattttattttttaccaaattacccttaataattaatataaataataaaaataatattaaaaaataaaaacaaacccTTCTCCCCTCCCCGCCCAGCGTCCAGCCCGCCACCGCCCCCGCATCCAGCCCGTTGCCACCCCTGTTTTTGCTTTCTGCCTTctgcttctttttattctttttcttctttttctataaaCTGGATTCTTGATgaaatttgttgttgttgataaaatttgttgttgctaaaatttgaatttttgataaaatttgttgttgatgatgatgagggagTGGGGTGAGGGGTGAGGGGGTGAGAGGTGGAAGGGGGGGTTACGGTGAGGGAGTGGGGTGAGGGATGGGAGGGGAGTTACAGTGAGGGAGTGGGGTGAGGGTGTTGTTGCtgtttggtggtggtggtggtggtgttgttGATGGTGGTGAGGAAGGTGAGgaggagaatgatgatgataaggGTATTTTGGTCTAAAGATTCGGGGAATGATGATTTTAAAGCGTTTTTAAAGattaaggatgattttaataaaaaaaaggtcGGGAACGATTTTAATTTCGACCCCAGACTTTGGGgacgaaaaaaatacttatccctaaaatttatttataaatttgtattatattttttgtattttcattcttaattattttttataatttttttacttatcTCCAAATACACTAAAAAAACCCCTCAAAATTACATTATACAACATGCGTTCACGAAAAAATATAagcaaataaatataattcgttttttatcaaaattttttaaaataaaaaagttgataaagtgacaaaataaaaaattaattatttttaaattaaaatagttagacacatattttataaaaattacaaaatcaacaatgattaatctcttattttattactttatcaattttctcattttaaaaGATCGCAAAGAAATACAAGATCAGGTTGATATTATCACTGGCAAACAATTGGGAAGCATATGGTGGAAAAGCACAGTATGTGAAATGGGGAAAAGATGCTGGCCTCAATGTCTCTTCTGATGACGACTTCTTCTCACATCCAACTCTTAGAACCTACTACAAGAACCATGTTAAGGCAAGTTCTATTCctctaattaataataaagtaCCACTTAGTCTTTTAACATTTGACATAGATAAATTTCATTAGTATCATTTAAAAtgccttattttattttaattttctaatcaaATGTTGATGATGAATGTATATATAATGTTACCTAGCAAATACTCCCACTAGAATTTAAAAGAGTTGTGAATAATACatagtaataatatttatttgtctttattatattattaaatttgatcgATCTcactatattaaattattataaaaataacttttttgttatattatatatattttggtcctattgtcaaatttttttaaatttgtcaatGTAAATGCTGACGTGATAAgttaaaatattatcttttaacCTTATTATTACATTAACATTTAAGGAAACAATGCAACAGtagaattaataattttgaatatttctataGACGGTGTTGAATAGAGTGAACACATTGACAAATATAACATACAAGGAAGATCCAACCATATTTGCATGGGAATTGATGAATGAACCTCGATGCACCTCAGATCCCACTGGTGATAAGCTTCAGGATTGGATACAAGAAATGGCATTCCATGTGAAGAAGATTGATGCAAAGCACCTAGTAGAAATTGGAGTTGAAGGATTTTATGGGCCCTCAACCCCTCACAGAACTCAGTTCAATCCAAATTCATATGCAACACAAGTTGGAACTGATTTCATTAGGAACCACCAGGTTCTTGGTGTTGACTTTGCTTCTGCTCACATATATGCTGACTCTTGGTATGTTATCTCCCAATTTGCTCTGCAAAACATTTTCTGAATCATGATTATATTTTagtcttgatttttttttattaaccgTTAGTTATTCTAAATCTTTAAATTACAAGACAAATCaatctctttgtaaattttagaAGTTTaaagtgaatacaaaaaaaaattatctaaaattaatatataaaatatcaaaagtcTTTAATTTAAGTGAGATTGACATTTTAAAACTTATTGctaaaggaaaagtatagggtaccAACATATTATCTGCCAACTTATTGCCAAcaatgattaattattatattttatttaaatatatataaaaaaatattcaaaaaatatatttataaagatatttttattaaacataactataaaaaaaaatatttttattaaacataGTTATAAGTTGATTGACAAAAATACTGTTCATTAGTTAGCTAAACTGTTATATGAACTAGGCATATAAGTATACAACGGACGTTGGCAATATTGGATcataaacaataaaacaaatattattatcattatcatgaTGGGTGCTAATGTTGCAGCGGCAACAGTGGCGCTCCTTCTTCTCATCACGACCATTTCGTCCTCATCGCAAGACCCACATCATAATCAGATACCACTTGGCTCAGCTCTTTACCCAACTACTCAGCCCACTTCATGGCTTTCCCCTTCTGGCCTCTTTGCATTTGGCTTTTTCCAGCAGCAGCAGGCCAATCATAATGGCGATTTTGCCCTTGGGATTTGGTTGGTTGACGGAAACAGAAGCAAAAACACAGTGGTATGGACTGCAACAAGCAATGATGATCCGCCACTCACCCCAAATGCAAAACTCGAACTAACCAAACAAGGTAAGCTTGTCCTGCAGACACAAGAGAGTAATCATCTTATTGTTAATACCAGTGAAACTGCTTACTCTGCCTCCATGCTTGATTCTGGAAACTTTGTTCTCTACGACCAGAATTCCACCATCATATGGCAGAGTTTTGACTACCCAACCGACACAATCTTGGGTGGCCAATCTCTAGGCTATGAAGCTCAACTACTCTCTGGTTTTGGCTCGTCAGCAAGTAGACGATTTATTCTCGCCATGCAGTTTGATGGCAATCTTGTTCTTTATCCAGGAGACACGGCAAAAAAACCCATCGATTCGTATTGGTCATCTGGAACTTCCTACATTCCCAGTTACAAGCATCTGTACCTTGATGCTAACCATGGCTCCCTGCTCATCAAGGACAAATCCAACCGCACCTTTCTTTATTCTGGTTCATCTTTGTCGGGAAGAGGAATCATAATATATCGTGCTACGTTGGATACTGATGGATTCTTCCGGTTGTATGCGCATGATATCAACAATGCCAACCTCGCCACTCTCGGGGCGTGGCCAGAAGGCAACAATTCTTGTTCGGTAAAGGGTATCTGTGGCCACAACAGCATCTGCGAATTCGATGGCAAGAAGCCACACTGTAAATGTCTTCCTGGATTCGACTATGTTGATCCCAAGCAACATTATATTGGTTGCAGAAGAAACATTTCCCAACCAAACTGCTCTGGCAAAGATTACATAGGGTTCTATAACATGGTTCCAGAGCCGAATTTGGTGTGGGCTGATCGTCCTTATTACGCCGCGGCCAAGAAGTCGCAGAAAGAAGAATGCGCATTCTCTTGTTTGGTGGATTGCAAGTGCTGGGCTGCTCTTTATACCAACGGGCTCTGCATCAGGCAAGAGCCCCCTCTCAGGTATGCTAGATCCACGGTGCAAGACGAACACTCCTCCGCGTTCTTGAAGGTCGGAAACATGACGCTCAATTCTCCTATGCCTGTGCCTGATCAACCACCTCAAAAGAGTAGTACCAGTAACAAAGCAATTCTACGTATTATTCTCGTTACCTCCATTTTCACTCTGATTTTCTGCTCCACTATTGGGATATCTTGCCATTTGATGTCGAAGATTCGAGTTCTCAAGTACAAGAGGCTCTTGGAGATTGGGGACTTGGGGCTGAATGAGGAAGTGGCTTTGAGGAGATTTTCATACACTGAGCTCAAGAGAGCAACCAATGGTTTCAAGCAAGAATTGGGAAAGGGCTCTTTTGGAGCAGTTTACAAAGGGGTTTTATACAAGGCGGGAAGAAGTAGGAGATTCATTGCGGTGAAGAGACTTGAGAAGTTGGTTGAAGATGGAGAAAAAGAGTTCCAAGCAGAGGTGAGAGCCATTGGAAAAACACACCACAGGAACCTTGTTCGCTTGCTTGGCTTCTGTGCCGAGGGTCCCAAAAGGCTTCTGGTCTATGAATACATGAGCAATGGTTCCCTTGGGAAGCTTCTCTTTGGCGATGAAAGGCTTCCAGATTGGGATGAAAGAGTCAGAATAGCTCTCGATATTGCAAGAGGGATCCTCTACCTGCATGAAGAATGTGAGGCACCCATCATCCATTGCGACATAAAGCCTCAAAATATCTTGATGGATGAGTTCTGGACTGCCAAAATATCTGATTTCGGGCTAGCAAAGCTTCTCATGCCGGATCAAACAAGAACCTTCACAGGGGTTAGAGGGACAAGAGGGTACTTGGCCCCTGAATGGAACAAGAACACACCAATAACAGTGAAGGCTGATATCTACAGCTATGGGATAGTGCTTCTTGAGACAGTGTGCTGCAGGAGAAACCTAGATGTTAATGTGTCAGAGCCAAATGAGATTCTTCTGTCTGGTTGGGCCTATAAGTGCTTTGTTGCTGGAGAGGTGCATAAGCTAGTTCATTGGGAAGAAGTGGATAAGAATGTTGTGGAAAATATGGTGAAGGTGGCACTGTGGTGTATCCAAGATGAACCTGTTCTCCGACCTTCAATGAAGAGTGTGGTGCTCATGCTTGAAGGGGTTACTGATGTGCCAGTTCCTCCTTCCCCAACTTCTATTTCcatgtgaaaaataaatattattgttgcTGCCTTCATGTGGTTTcgagtttatttatttttgttattgtttttgctcttttgTAAAGCAGCAGTGAAGATTGAGGTAAAATAAAGCAGGAGGGTAGTAAGTAGTAACCAATGTATGTTGCTTTCCTTCGTTATTCAACAGTTTTGTGGttactaatcaaattttaacttGGTGAATTATCTTCCACATACATGCATGAATGAATGCTATTTGTGCTTTTGTAAATAAAATCAAACTTGTTAAACTCCCAGAGTCCCGGTAGCTTTTTGGTTTGGGAgggtttttcttttattcttttttatgtgCAGAGttaaattgaatgaaaaacaaaagatgATGACTAAATTTACAGAGAATACATGACAATCTTTACTGTTCACTATTCTCAGTATTCTgtactataaaaattcaattttatcaaCAATTTACTGggtaataaaagaatatttagaACAAAAAAGAACGACACCGTTTCAATTTTATTCACCTCAGCTATCCATCTAAGGGTATTTCATAACTTAAGGCAAATCTGGAGTTGTAAGTATAATATGCtaagaaaataattattagCTTAAGTCAACAATGTGTAAAGGCAAAGTTAATGTTTAAAGGACTCATAATTTTGTCTCCAAGATATAGAACCAAATCTCTATATTATTCCCTGCATGACACGGTTCATGACTTGATTACGTTTGTGTTATTAGTTGAAGACAACAGACTATGTGATAtatgaattaatatttttatatgcatCATAAtcacaaatatttaatttaccAGAATTGCAAGTATTAAACAGGCCTAAACGACCctttaaaaggaaaaaagcattgttattaatttattataatgaactcatttttatatgaaataataaagtaaaatagaaCATGTCATTTTACTGTTTACTTTGTTAATATCAAAAAGCAAAGAATAGAAGAAACCAAGACTGATATAGAATTTGACTTAAGCATTGCATCATAGCCATAGGAGTAATTGAAGGGCTCTTTCAAGTGTAGAACACGGCATAACTCAGTGCCTGATTTTTTGTGTTCATGGATTTATGGgtgatttgattatttattggtttattataataataatcttaGTCTTTTACATACTGACTGACATTCTTccacaaaatatataaacaGTGACGTTTGTGAGGAAAATGAAGATTGCAGAAAATAATTGGTCCTGCTCTAATATTGGTATTTGATAGTGAAATCAACCTAAGATATTTCAACCAACTAAACGGGCTTGTTATTCTTGCTTCGACACATGACACTTGATAATACAGTTAGTTCAGCAACGCGCCATAGCCATAGGATGAATGAAGAACACGGCATACATATCATTCATTCATATCTCTTACTATAACTAAGCAATAATCCATCTTCTCAATTTTATCATCTTTCTGTTATTTTATTGTCACCCTTTTTCCGCtattttgaatattattttaTGAAACTATTCTTAGATAAACGGATGTAACTAATTTGCATTatggtttttatgatttagaTTTCAAATATTTTGATTCTGATCGATAATAAACTAAACTAAGAAAATCTGTTTAATATCTATTTATTCACTAGACTAATATAAGTtgattattttctttcattttagtcATGAATTGGATAACCTCCAATCTTAAGGTTACATACTCACACACACCACACCCACACACATAATATCCTCTTTTTTTAAGGTTTAATATCTATTTATCTACTAGACTAATATAAGTtgattattttctttcattttttttattttggtcgATGAATTGGACAACCTCCAATCCTAAGATTACACACTCACACACATAATATCCCCTTTTTTTGGTCAAGTTTGCATAAAATGAAGCTCGAATCTAAGACCTCTTAGTAAGAAAGGAAAATTTGTACTACTTGAGCAAAGGCTCATTGgcattttctttcattatttttgtgtTGGTTTTCTTTCCCcct is part of the Arachis duranensis cultivar V14167 chromosome 1, aradu.V14167.gnm2.J7QH, whole genome shotgun sequence genome and encodes:
- the LOC107470047 gene encoding G-type lectin S-receptor-like serine/threonine-protein kinase LECRK1; translated protein: MMGANVAAATVALLLLITTISSSSQDPHHNQIPLGSALYPTTQPTSWLSPSGLFAFGFFQQQQANHNGDFALGIWLVDGNRSKNTVVWTATSNDDPPLTPNAKLELTKQGKLVLQTQESNHLIVNTSETAYSASMLDSGNFVLYDQNSTIIWQSFDYPTDTILGGQSLGYEAQLLSGFGSSASRRFILAMQFDGNLVLYPGDTAKKPIDSYWSSGTSYIPSYKHLYLDANHGSLLIKDKSNRTFLYSGSSLSGRGIIIYRATLDTDGFFRLYAHDINNANLATLGAWPEGNNSCSVKGICGHNSICEFDGKKPHCKCLPGFDYVDPKQHYIGCRRNISQPNCSGKDYIGFYNMVPEPNLVWADRPYYAAAKKSQKEECAFSCLVDCKCWAALYTNGLCIRQEPPLRYARSTVQDEHSSAFLKVGNMTLNSPMPVPDQPPQKSSTSNKAILRIILVTSIFTLIFCSTIGISCHLMSKIRVLKYKRLLEIGDLGLNEEVALRRFSYTELKRATNGFKQELGKGSFGAVYKGVLYKAGRSRRFIAVKRLEKLVEDGEKEFQAEVRAIGKTHHRNLVRLLGFCAEGPKRLLVYEYMSNGSLGKLLFGDERLPDWDERVRIALDIARGILYLHEECEAPIIHCDIKPQNILMDEFWTAKISDFGLAKLLMPDQTRTFTGVRGTRGYLAPEWNKNTPITVKADIYSYGIVLLETVCCRRNLDVNVSEPNEILLSGWAYKCFVAGEVHKLVHWEEVDKNVVENMVKVALWCIQDEPVLRPSMKSVVLMLEGVTDVPVPPSPTSISM
- the LOC107471502 gene encoding mannan endo-1,4-beta-mannosidase 6-like, with the translated sequence MVVRKIAKKYKIRLILSLANNWEAYGGKAQYVKWGKDAGLNVSSDDDFFSHPTLRTYYKNHVKTVLNRVNTLTNITYKEDPTIFAWELMNEPRCTSDPTGDKLQDWIQEMAFHVKKIDAKHLVEIGVEGFYGPSTPHRTQFNPNSYATQVGTDFIRNHQVLGVDFASAHIYADSWYVISQFALQNIF